The proteins below come from a single Pseudomonadota bacterium genomic window:
- a CDS encoding HEAT repeat domain-containing protein, with the protein MPTRLIQCTASALALFLASAAASALAPPQQAAPADKSVVIPDSRGWTVDQAIVNLRSSDKGLRLAGLYRLFKEPGPGIQKWIAEAAQYDPEPRIRYEAVKALQARNEPESLPILMHIAETDKDDRVRTAARIASGVGGPAGGQPVAPAPPPEAGAQPTPPPAKRYDAAGNELPPGYLDGDPAGGQAGFGGGGEVPWGEDVDPEEVGKSTGGTARAHSGFLPQLGFDGAMGSPRDTLNRSDVGLQLGFGYGRFDGTVHMDAAAGIDSAESRGVNRFTFTDFSMTILGHWSPGKYFEVGLSAEVLTVEKLEHQQRWERMGSDDNWEMVGYWEDAPDGYYSVDEPEQLGLIYQDSSHKSAAFGLVSLDLKSIFLQRDVVRAGIVARVTFPTHMGARFDEGLGAADLYLPGSSGIDPKTGHFTDEGTVWGIEPGVVASVAPVEHLTIYADLTFAMAFLKYNVVEKDLSNSDTLENKTTNLFFIPHFGAQYRILDDKLGFQVAFSPVAFVGKGGETGLAAFAIVPGVSTRLAEHLNLSLTVDIDVGANAAHPFESPRLLSDTDAQLSEPTPCGVGRQVGLALQAAWEF; encoded by the coding sequence ATGCCGACAAGACTCATCCAGTGCACCGCGTCCGCCTTGGCCCTGTTCCTCGCATCCGCCGCGGCGTCGGCGCTGGCGCCCCCGCAGCAGGCGGCGCCCGCGGACAAGAGCGTGGTCATACCCGACTCGCGCGGGTGGACCGTCGACCAGGCGATCGTCAACCTCCGGTCGTCGGACAAGGGCCTGCGCCTCGCCGGGCTGTACCGGCTGTTCAAGGAGCCCGGGCCGGGCATCCAGAAGTGGATCGCGGAGGCGGCGCAGTACGATCCGGAGCCGCGCATCCGCTACGAGGCGGTCAAGGCGCTGCAGGCGCGCAACGAGCCGGAGAGCCTCCCGATCCTGATGCACATCGCCGAGACCGACAAGGACGACCGGGTGCGCACGGCGGCCCGGATCGCCTCGGGGGTTGGCGGGCCCGCGGGTGGGCAACCCGTCGCGCCGGCGCCGCCTCCGGAGGCCGGCGCCCAGCCGACGCCCCCGCCCGCGAAGCGCTACGACGCGGCCGGCAACGAGCTGCCGCCGGGGTACCTCGACGGCGATCCGGCTGGCGGCCAGGCGGGGTTCGGAGGCGGCGGAGAGGTCCCGTGGGGCGAGGACGTGGACCCCGAGGAGGTCGGCAAGTCGACGGGCGGCACAGCGCGCGCCCACTCGGGCTTCCTGCCGCAGCTCGGCTTCGACGGCGCCATGGGGAGCCCGCGCGACACGTTGAACCGCTCGGACGTCGGCCTCCAGCTCGGGTTCGGCTACGGCCGCTTCGACGGCACGGTGCACATGGACGCCGCCGCCGGCATCGACTCTGCCGAGTCGCGCGGCGTGAACCGGTTCACGTTCACGGACTTCAGCATGACGATCCTCGGCCACTGGTCGCCGGGCAAGTACTTCGAGGTCGGCCTGAGCGCCGAGGTGCTGACGGTCGAGAAGCTGGAGCACCAGCAGCGCTGGGAGCGCATGGGCTCGGACGACAACTGGGAGATGGTCGGCTACTGGGAGGACGCCCCCGACGGGTACTACTCCGTGGACGAGCCCGAGCAGCTCGGCCTCATCTACCAGGACTCGAGCCACAAGAGCGCCGCGTTCGGCCTGGTGTCGCTCGACCTGAAGAGCATCTTCCTGCAGAGAGACGTCGTCCGCGCCGGGATCGTGGCGCGCGTCACCTTCCCGACCCACATGGGCGCGCGGTTCGATGAGGGGCTCGGGGCGGCGGACCTGTACCTGCCCGGCTCCAGCGGCATCGATCCGAAGACCGGCCACTTCACCGACGAGGGGACCGTCTGGGGCATCGAGCCGGGCGTCGTCGCGAGCGTCGCGCCGGTCGAGCACCTGACCATCTACGCGGACCTCACGTTCGCGATGGCGTTCCTCAAGTACAACGTCGTGGAGAAGGACCTGAGCAACAGCGACACGCTGGAGAACAAGACGACCAACCTCTTCTTCATCCCGCACTTCGGCGCGCAGTACAGGATCCTCGACGACAAGCTCGGCTTCCAGGTAGCGTTCTCGCCCGTCGCTTTCGTCGGCAAGGGAGGCGAGACCGGGTTGGCGGCGTTCGCCATCGTGCCCGGCGTCTCGACGCGGCTCGCCGAGCACCTGAACCTGTCGCTCACGGTCGACATCGACGTCGGCGCGAACGCTGCCCACCCGTTCGAGAGCCCGCGCCTCCTCTCCGACACGGACGCGCAGCTCTCGGAGCCCACGCCCTGCGGCGTCGGCCGACAGGTGGGCCTGGCGCTCCAGGCGGCCTGGGAGTTCTAG
- a CDS encoding diguanylate cyclase — protein sequence MTAIAARGHVDAVPIVLCISEDKAFINTARVSLGQAGFVVVTSRNSSDALDLTASQEIDAIICDYGLSQLDGISLFERLKKARGGATPPTLIVNDTYAAPLLARCVAAGAVGLQAKGESPEMLVERAISMIADDAKRKHVESSALRRAVQGGTDPLTHVASRTHFTRRLSAESAASYRDGNHLSVVVLSVDRYANTAERHGAQLAESLLAQTARLIEGDLRSRDCVGRYSDHAFGLVLPETPLAAAAAVASRLRRAIAGVELGDLDHPIAVTMSAGVASRPVGVRAKPEELMEQALKNCAAAAHMGGDRVVADSALTGKPIALLMGPQGDEDTGALAARLSRRGLEVRSAATAEEARRVMADVPAALLCAVHSPLNSDAAELLVWARAKFPSTRRVLVSSGTEPALMLRMVNEAAIDYLVLHPCPEERIDALVNELICA from the coding sequence ATGACCGCCATCGCCGCAAGAGGCCATGTCGACGCCGTGCCGATCGTGCTGTGCATCAGCGAGGACAAGGCGTTCATCAACACGGCGCGGGTGAGCCTCGGGCAGGCCGGGTTCGTCGTCGTCACGTCGCGCAACTCCTCGGACGCGCTCGACCTCACCGCGAGCCAGGAGATCGACGCGATCATCTGCGACTACGGACTGTCCCAGCTCGACGGGATCAGCCTCTTCGAGCGGCTCAAGAAGGCACGGGGCGGCGCGACGCCGCCCACGCTCATCGTGAACGATACCTACGCCGCGCCGCTCCTCGCACGGTGCGTCGCCGCCGGCGCGGTCGGCCTGCAAGCGAAGGGCGAGTCCCCGGAGATGCTCGTCGAGCGCGCGATCTCCATGATCGCCGACGACGCGAAGCGGAAGCACGTCGAGAGCTCGGCGCTGCGCCGCGCCGTCCAGGGCGGGACGGATCCCCTGACGCACGTCGCGAGTAGGACCCACTTCACGCGGCGGCTCTCGGCCGAGTCGGCGGCCTCTTACCGTGACGGCAACCACCTCTCCGTCGTCGTGCTCTCCGTCGACAGGTACGCCAACACCGCGGAGCGGCACGGCGCGCAGCTGGCCGAGAGCCTGCTCGCCCAGACCGCGCGCCTGATCGAGGGAGATCTGCGGAGCCGCGACTGCGTCGGGCGCTACTCGGATCACGCGTTCGGCCTCGTCCTCCCCGAGACGCCGCTCGCCGCCGCCGCCGCCGTCGCGAGCCGCCTGCGGCGCGCCATCGCCGGCGTCGAGCTCGGGGACCTCGATCACCCGATCGCGGTCACGATGAGCGCCGGCGTCGCCTCCCGCCCGGTGGGCGTCCGCGCCAAGCCCGAGGAGCTGATGGAGCAGGCGCTGAAGAACTGCGCCGCCGCGGCGCACATGGGTGGCGATCGCGTCGTGGCCGACTCCGCGCTCACCGGGAAGCCGATCGCCCTGCTCATGGGACCTCAGGGCGACGAGGACACGGGCGCGCTCGCCGCGAGGCTCTCCCGCCGCGGCCTCGAGGTGCGAAGCGCGGCGACCGCCGAGGAGGCGCGCCGCGTCATGGCCGACGTCCCGGCCGCGCTGCTCTGCGCCGTCCACTCGCCTTTGAACAGCGACGCGGCGGAGCTCCTCGTCTGGGCGCGCGCCAAGTTCCCCTCGACGCGCCGCGTGCTCGTCTCCTCGGGCACGGAGCCGGCTCTCATGCTCCGGATGGTGAACGAGGCGGCGATCGACTACCTCGTCCTGCACCCGTGTCCCGAGGAGCGCATCGACGCGCTCGTCAACGAGCTGATTTGCGCGTGA